A single region of the Streptomyces sp. NBC_00236 genome encodes:
- a CDS encoding phosphodiester glycosidase family protein — protein sequence MNSKVLGTATVLALLAVMGASPAPASSEPRPGSVRALPLGAVGLAETRSTRTLQPGVTLTRIVRGADAPALAWTVEVSIPGGATSPDPDAPPTALKDRASADELTADIEGDGFDARAEQVTTPAVADYAGGSLGWRVRVGRFDTQSAAAAELALLRKAGYAGSAVYTGWDGDPTDRGPWRIDVLTIDPGRFRGRLAASYGPDLENREKTSELAAAAGATAGVNAGFFVLDPKAGAPGDPAGVGVYDGRVLSEPVQGRPGLVIHGNGRHSTVARLTWEGRVVGRGASQALDGIDRVPGLIRNCGGTADDTPTSLPLHDVTCSDRDELVAFTPDYGRQTPGGEGIEAVLDAHGRVLELRSPRGGPLPDGAGSVQATGTRVAQLTALAQVGRPLRVERTLRDGNGHKVSPSPTTSILNGGPELVRDGRPHVTPTADGMVQSGNPSFYYGWMQKRNPRTLAGVDATGRTVLVTADGRSTDALGLSIPESAAVARALGLRDAVNLDGGGSTTMVVDGVMINDPSDAAGERPVGDALLILSGRN from the coding sequence ATGAACAGCAAGGTCCTCGGCACGGCCACGGTCCTGGCCCTTTTGGCCGTGATGGGCGCATCGCCCGCGCCCGCTTCCTCCGAGCCGCGTCCCGGGTCGGTGCGTGCCCTGCCGCTGGGTGCCGTCGGCCTGGCCGAGACGCGCAGCACGCGCACCCTGCAGCCCGGTGTCACCCTCACGCGGATCGTGCGCGGTGCCGATGCTCCGGCGCTCGCGTGGACCGTCGAGGTGTCGATACCCGGCGGTGCCACCTCGCCGGATCCCGACGCGCCGCCGACGGCGCTCAAGGACCGGGCCAGTGCCGACGAACTGACCGCGGACATCGAGGGAGACGGCTTCGACGCCCGGGCCGAGCAGGTCACGACGCCGGCCGTCGCCGACTACGCCGGCGGATCGCTCGGGTGGCGGGTCCGGGTCGGGCGGTTCGACACGCAGTCCGCGGCGGCGGCCGAGCTCGCGCTGCTGCGGAAGGCCGGCTACGCCGGGTCCGCCGTGTACACCGGCTGGGACGGCGACCCGACGGACCGTGGTCCGTGGCGGATCGACGTGCTCACCATCGACCCGGGCCGGTTCCGCGGCCGGCTCGCGGCCTCGTACGGTCCGGATCTGGAGAACCGTGAGAAGACCAGTGAGCTGGCGGCCGCGGCCGGTGCGACCGCGGGGGTCAACGCCGGGTTCTTCGTCCTCGATCCGAAGGCGGGCGCACCGGGCGATCCGGCCGGTGTCGGCGTCTACGACGGCCGGGTCCTGAGCGAGCCGGTCCAGGGGCGGCCCGGGCTGGTGATCCACGGCAACGGCCGGCACAGCACGGTGGCCCGGCTGACCTGGGAGGGGCGTGTCGTCGGCCGGGGGGCTTCGCAGGCCCTGGACGGAATCGACCGCGTTCCGGGCCTGATCAGGAACTGTGGCGGCACCGCGGACGACACGCCGACCTCGCTGCCCCTGCACGACGTCACCTGCTCCGACCGCGACGAGCTCGTCGCTTTCACGCCCGACTACGGTCGGCAGACACCGGGCGGCGAGGGCATCGAGGCCGTACTGGACGCCCACGGCCGCGTCCTGGAACTGCGGTCGCCGCGCGGCGGGCCGCTGCCGGACGGCGCCGGCTCCGTGCAGGCGACCGGTACCCGCGTCGCCCAGTTGACCGCCCTCGCTCAGGTCGGCCGGCCCCTGCGCGTCGAGAGGACACTGCGGGACGGCAACGGCCACAAGGTGTCGCCGTCACCGACGACCAGCATCCTCAACGGAGGCCCCGAACTGGTCCGGGACGGGCGCCCGCACGTCACGCCCACCGCCGACGGCATGGTGCAGTCCGGCAATCCGAGCTTCTACTACGGCTGGATGCAGAAGCGGAATCCGCGCACGCTGGCCGGGGTGGACGCCACGGGCCGGACCGTGCTGGTCACCGCCGACGGGCGCAGCACGGACGCACTCGGGCTGAGCATCCCCGAGAGCGCCGCCGTCGCCCGGGCGCTCGGCCTGCGCGACGCGGTCAATCTCGACGGCGGCGGGTCGACCACGATGGTGGTCGACGGAGTCATGATCAATGATCCGTCCGACGCGGCCGGTGAACGCCCCGTCGGCGACGCACTGCTGATACTTTCCGGCCGGAACTGA
- a CDS encoding HEAT repeat domain-containing protein: MKAMRQNTDPSPTLQGLEDSRSSVRLRAALVIGSTPDPHFVDKLIERCGAEPDFFVRDMLTWALTRHPVSTTLPRLVRELRSEHAQARSQALHTLSKIGDRRAWPALTRALLSDADHEVARAAWRAAVLLVPEGEESALAVVLATQLGRGNRETRLSLSRALVALGEVIVPALHGETTASDPRVRVHALATQRLLRDPDTGFEFALEEAKRVVALGGHSHG; the protein is encoded by the coding sequence ATGAAGGCCATGAGACAGAACACGGATCCGTCGCCGACGCTCCAGGGGTTGGAGGACAGCCGTTCGTCCGTGCGGCTGCGAGCTGCTCTGGTGATCGGTTCGACGCCCGACCCCCATTTCGTCGACAAGCTCATCGAGCGGTGCGGGGCCGAGCCCGACTTCTTCGTCCGCGACATGCTGACCTGGGCACTCACCCGCCACCCGGTGTCCACGACACTTCCCCGGCTGGTCCGCGAGCTCCGTTCGGAGCATGCGCAGGCCCGGAGCCAGGCACTGCACACCCTGTCCAAGATCGGGGACCGGCGGGCCTGGCCGGCCCTCACACGGGCGCTGCTGTCCGACGCCGACCACGAGGTCGCCCGGGCCGCCTGGCGGGCCGCGGTCTTGCTCGTACCGGAGGGCGAGGAGTCAGCCCTGGCCGTGGTGCTCGCGACGCAGCTCGGGCGCGGGAACCGGGAGACGCGGCTGAGTCTCAGCCGCGCCCTGGTCGCCCTGGGTGAGGTCATCGTGCCGGCTCTCCACGGAGAGACGACGGCTTCCGACCCGCGGGTACGCGTACACGCACTCGCCACACAGCGGCTGCTGCGCGATCCGGACACCGGGTTCGAGTTCGCGCTCGAGGAGGCGAAGCGCGTCGTCGCCCTCGGCGGGCACAGTCACGGGTGA
- a CDS encoding alpha/beta hydrolase, producing the protein MTAVPIRRARLLLIVGALLLTLMSNAPVSAAAEPIGTAPSRGAEVVAVTQVADRQVDLSVRSPALGDRTVNVRLLTPDGWDPGDRSRRWPTLWLLHGCCGDYTSWTSKTDVAQTEDLRDVLVVMPEAGWNGWYSDWWNYGQGSDPAWETFHTEELRRLLEHGWGASSNRVVAGLSMGGQGALMYAARHPGMFKAAASYSGSAHPLLNDESVDRIMGYFAGQGGDPLRVWGDPVAQRDVWAAHDPFHLAKRLRSIPVYLSCGDGTAGPLDPPGSTNALEADFNRQNHALASELERVGARHVVTHFYGPGTHRWAYWQRELHASLPMLLHALRTDR; encoded by the coding sequence ATGACCGCCGTTCCGATCCGAAGAGCCCGTCTGCTGCTCATCGTTGGGGCACTGCTGCTCACGCTGATGTCGAACGCACCCGTGTCGGCCGCCGCGGAGCCGATCGGGACCGCCCCGTCCCGGGGTGCCGAGGTCGTCGCCGTCACCCAGGTCGCCGACCGGCAGGTCGACCTGTCGGTTCGTTCACCGGCGCTCGGAGACCGGACGGTGAACGTGCGCCTGCTCACGCCGGATGGCTGGGATCCGGGCGACCGGAGCCGGCGCTGGCCGACTCTCTGGCTGCTGCACGGCTGCTGCGGGGACTACACCTCGTGGACTAGCAAGACCGATGTCGCGCAGACCGAAGATCTGCGCGACGTCCTTGTGGTCATGCCTGAGGCCGGCTGGAACGGCTGGTACAGCGACTGGTGGAACTACGGCCAGGGCAGTGACCCGGCGTGGGAGACCTTCCACACCGAGGAGCTGCGCCGCCTGCTCGAACACGGCTGGGGGGCGAGCAGCAATCGCGTGGTGGCGGGACTGTCGATGGGCGGCCAGGGCGCCCTGATGTACGCGGCCCGGCACCCCGGCATGTTCAAGGCGGCCGCCTCGTACTCCGGCTCCGCGCATCCGCTGCTCAACGACGAGTCGGTCGACCGCATCATGGGGTACTTCGCCGGTCAGGGCGGCGACCCGCTGCGGGTCTGGGGCGACCCGGTGGCGCAACGCGATGTCTGGGCGGCCCACGACCCGTTCCACCTGGCCAAGCGACTCAGGTCGATCCCGGTCTACCTGTCCTGCGGTGACGGCACCGCCGGTCCGCTGGACCCGCCAGGCAGCACGAACGCCCTGGAGGCGGACTTCAACCGGCAGAACCACGCCCTGGCGAGCGAGCTCGAACGCGTCGGCGCTCGGCATGTGGTCACTCATTTCTACGGGCCGGGCACCCATCGCTGGGCGTACTGGCAGCGCGAGTTGCATGCTTCACTGCCGATGCTGCTCCACGCTCTGCGCACCGACCGCTGA
- a CDS encoding PRC-barrel domain-containing protein, with product MSDNIWGYQPAANHTTGTDLIGYKVEATDGSIGKVDKHSDEVNSSYLVVDTGLWIFGKHVLLPAGTVISVDPHEQRIFVDLTKDQIKNSPEFDKDKHLGDAGYHEQVGDYYGSHRRT from the coding sequence ATGAGTGACAACATCTGGGGCTACCAGCCGGCCGCCAACCACACCACGGGCACCGACCTGATCGGATACAAGGTCGAGGCGACCGACGGAAGCATCGGCAAGGTCGACAAGCACTCGGACGAAGTCAACTCCTCGTACCTCGTGGTGGACACCGGTCTCTGGATCTTCGGAAAGCACGTCCTGCTCCCGGCCGGCACGGTAATCAGCGTCGACCCGCACGAGCAGAGGATCTTTGTCGACCTGACAAAGGACCAGATCAAGAACTCCCCCGAGTTCGACAAGGACAAGCACCTCGGGGACGCCGGGTACCACGAGCAGGTCGGCGACTACTACGGCAGTCACCGCCGCACCTGA
- a CDS encoding MFS transporter: MSETTLTAGKADTGPDPKRWKALIFIALAQLMVVLDATIVNIALPSAQQDLGISDGNRQWVITAYALAFGGLLLFGGRIADLWGRKRAFLVGLTGFATASVLGGAAQGEAMMLGARALQGVFGALLAPAALSLLAVTFTEARERARAFGIYGAIAGGGGAVGFILGGTLTEYLNWRWTFFVNVPFAIVAALGAYFVIREPAGGRNRSPLDIPGVALSSLGLVSLVYGFTRAESAGWSDALTIGMFVASAVLLGAFLVTEARVKAPLLPLRVPADRNRGGVYLSLGLAVIAMFGTFLFLTYYLQIVQGYSPIRTGLAFLPMVAGMITGSTQIGARLMTRVPPRLLMGPGFLVAATGMLFLTRMDIGSSYAGPVLPGLLLLGLGMGTAFMPAMSLATHGVEPRDAGVASAMVNTSQQVGGAIGTALLNTIAASATTAYLAAHAAGATTPAAQKLVQAQAMVRGYSSATWWAVGILVVAAAIALTMIKAGHQGGPAATSRAPEGAQEETKIPAVAH; encoded by the coding sequence ATGTCCGAAACAACTCTGACCGCCGGGAAAGCAGACACCGGCCCCGACCCGAAGCGCTGGAAGGCGCTGATCTTCATAGCCCTGGCGCAGCTGATGGTCGTGCTCGACGCGACCATCGTGAACATCGCGCTGCCCTCCGCCCAGCAGGACCTCGGCATCTCGGACGGCAACCGGCAGTGGGTCATCACCGCCTACGCCCTGGCCTTCGGCGGTCTGCTGCTCTTCGGCGGCCGCATCGCCGACCTCTGGGGCCGCAAGCGGGCCTTCCTCGTCGGCCTGACCGGCTTCGCCACCGCCTCCGTGCTCGGCGGCGCCGCCCAGGGCGAGGCCATGATGCTCGGCGCCCGTGCCCTGCAGGGCGTCTTCGGCGCACTGCTCGCACCGGCGGCGCTCTCGCTGCTCGCGGTGACGTTCACCGAGGCCAGGGAGCGCGCCAGGGCGTTCGGCATCTACGGCGCGATCGCCGGTGGGGGCGGAGCCGTGGGCTTCATCCTCGGCGGCACCCTCACCGAGTACCTGAACTGGCGCTGGACCTTCTTCGTCAACGTTCCCTTCGCGATCGTCGCGGCCCTGGGCGCGTACTTCGTGATCCGTGAGCCGGCCGGCGGACGCAACCGCTCGCCCCTCGACATCCCGGGCGTCGCCCTCTCCAGCCTCGGCCTGGTCTCCCTCGTCTACGGCTTCACGCGCGCGGAGTCCGCAGGCTGGTCCGACGCGCTGACGATCGGCATGTTCGTGGCCTCCGCGGTGCTGCTCGGCGCGTTCCTGGTCACCGAGGCCAGGGTCAAGGCGCCGCTGCTGCCGCTGCGCGTGCCGGCCGACCGCAACCGCGGCGGTGTCTACCTCTCGCTCGGCCTCGCCGTCATCGCGATGTTCGGCACCTTCCTGTTCCTCACCTACTACCTCCAGATCGTCCAGGGTTACTCGCCGATCAGGACCGGTCTGGCGTTCCTGCCGATGGTCGCCGGCATGATCACGGGCTCCACCCAGATCGGCGCCCGGCTGATGACGAGGGTTCCCCCGCGACTGCTCATGGGCCCGGGCTTCCTGGTCGCCGCGACCGGAATGCTGTTCCTGACGCGGATGGACATCGGCAGCTCGTACGCCGGACCGGTGCTGCCGGGGCTGCTGCTGCTCGGACTCGGCATGGGCACGGCGTTCATGCCCGCGATGTCGCTCGCCACCCACGGCGTCGAGCCGCGTGACGCCGGAGTCGCCTCCGCGATGGTCAACACCTCGCAGCAGGTCGGCGGTGCCATCGGCACCGCGCTCCTGAACACCATCGCGGCCTCGGCCACGACCGCGTACCTCGCCGCACATGCGGCAGGTGCGACGACTCCGGCCGCACAGAAGCTGGTTCAGGCGCAGGCCATGGTGCGCGGATACTCCAGCGCTACCTGGTGGGCGGTCGGCATCCTGGTGGTTGCCGCAGCCATCGCCCTGACCATGATCAAGGCCGGTCACCAGGGTGGCCCCGCGGCCACCTCGCGTGCTCCGGAGGGAGCGCAGGAGGAGACGAAGATCCCCGCCGTCGCGCACTGA
- the rph gene encoding rifamycin-inactivating phosphotransferase encodes MNEQYVWDLQDVDETRVGVVGGKGAHLGGLSRIEGVRVPPGFCVTTDAFRRVMSEEPSIDDRLDELSRLNPDDREAVRTLSAQIRRSIEGIAVPGDLAAVITRALARLGDRVACAVRSSATAEDLPTASFAGQQDTYLNVLGPAAVLQHISRCWASLFTERAVTYRQRNGIDHRTVHMAVVVQQMAFPEAAGILFTADPVTGNRKVATVDAGFGLGEALVSGLVNPDVFKVRDGEVVARTIAAKERAVLALPDGGTQEVAIDARRQELPALTDEQVVRLVGLGRRIEAHFGCPQDIEWCLVDDGFQIVQSRPVTTLFPVPETDDQDNHVYVSVGHQQMMTDPMKPLGFSMWQRTAMVAMHEAGGRLFVDVTARLASPASRAALLEIMGKGDPLVRDALETVLDRDDFVPSLPDPGPGKPPAGGAPAPVETDPAVVTGLIAASRASVAALEREIRTKTGPALFDFLLEAFEEHKRVLGDRVSMQVIMAGMEATWWLNDKLEEWLGEKNAADTLTLSAPDNITSEMGLALLDVADVIRPRPEVVEFLRGVEHVEDDAFLDELAKVTGGPEAREAIEAYLDRYGMRCVGEIDITRPRWRERPTTLVPVILDNVRNFGRGAAGRRFEEGRQRAEKKEQEVLSRLRVLPDGDQKADEAKRMIDRVRTFIGYREYPKYGIVSRTFVYKQALLREAERLVEDNVLRDREDIFYLTFQELHDVVRSNRLDERLIQRRKDAFRSYHALTPPRVLTSDGEALTGAYRRDDVPVGALTGVPVSVGTIEGRARVILDMSEADLEAGDILVTAFTDPSWSPLFVGIAGLVTEVGGVMTHGAVIAREYGLPAVVGVEQATRLIRDGQRIRVHGTDGYVEILP; translated from the coding sequence ATGAACGAGCAGTACGTGTGGGATCTTCAGGACGTTGACGAGACCCGGGTCGGGGTCGTCGGTGGCAAGGGTGCGCACCTGGGCGGGCTGTCGCGGATCGAAGGTGTCCGGGTGCCGCCCGGATTCTGTGTGACGACGGACGCCTTCCGGCGCGTCATGTCGGAAGAGCCGTCGATCGATGATCGGCTCGATGAGCTGTCGCGTCTGAACCCCGACGACCGGGAGGCGGTCCGCACGCTCAGTGCGCAGATCCGCCGGTCCATCGAAGGGATCGCCGTCCCGGGCGATCTCGCAGCGGTGATCACCCGCGCGCTCGCCCGCCTCGGTGACCGGGTCGCCTGCGCGGTCCGGTCCAGCGCGACGGCGGAGGACCTGCCGACGGCCTCGTTCGCCGGCCAGCAGGACACGTACCTCAACGTCCTGGGGCCCGCGGCGGTCCTGCAGCACATCAGCAGGTGCTGGGCCTCGCTCTTCACCGAGCGGGCCGTGACCTACCGTCAGCGGAACGGCATCGACCACCGTACGGTCCACATGGCCGTGGTCGTGCAGCAGATGGCCTTCCCGGAGGCGGCCGGCATCCTGTTCACCGCCGACCCCGTCACCGGCAACCGCAAGGTCGCCACCGTGGACGCCGGCTTCGGCCTCGGCGAGGCACTGGTCTCCGGCCTGGTGAACCCAGACGTGTTCAAGGTGCGGGACGGCGAAGTCGTCGCCAGGACGATCGCGGCCAAAGAGCGTGCCGTGCTCGCGTTGCCTGACGGCGGTACGCAGGAAGTGGCGATCGACGCGCGGCGCCAGGAGCTGCCTGCGCTGACCGACGAGCAGGTGGTACGGCTCGTGGGGCTCGGGCGGCGCATCGAAGCACACTTCGGCTGCCCCCAGGACATCGAGTGGTGCCTGGTCGACGACGGCTTCCAGATCGTTCAGAGCCGGCCGGTCACCACTCTGTTCCCCGTCCCCGAGACCGACGACCAGGACAACCACGTCTACGTCTCCGTCGGTCATCAGCAGATGATGACCGACCCCATGAAGCCGCTGGGCTTCTCCATGTGGCAGCGGACGGCCATGGTGGCGATGCACGAGGCCGGCGGAAGGCTGTTCGTCGACGTCACCGCGCGTCTGGCCTCGCCCGCGAGCCGCGCCGCCCTCCTGGAGATCATGGGGAAAGGCGATCCGCTGGTCAGGGACGCTCTGGAGACAGTCCTCGACCGTGACGACTTCGTACCTTCGCTCCCGGACCCGGGGCCCGGGAAGCCGCCGGCCGGAGGCGCGCCCGCCCCGGTCGAGACCGATCCGGCCGTCGTCACCGGCCTGATCGCGGCGAGCCGGGCGTCCGTCGCCGCCCTGGAGCGCGAAATCCGGACGAAGACCGGACCGGCGCTGTTCGACTTCCTGCTGGAGGCCTTCGAGGAGCACAAACGAGTCCTCGGCGACCGGGTGAGCATGCAGGTGATCATGGCCGGCATGGAGGCCACATGGTGGCTCAACGACAAGCTGGAGGAGTGGCTGGGGGAGAAGAACGCGGCCGACACGCTCACGCTGTCCGCTCCTGACAACATCACGTCGGAGATGGGGCTGGCGCTGCTCGATGTCGCGGACGTGATCCGCCCGCGGCCGGAGGTGGTGGAGTTCCTCCGGGGCGTCGAGCACGTCGAGGACGACGCCTTCCTGGACGAACTGGCGAAAGTCACGGGCGGGCCCGAAGCGCGCGAAGCCATTGAGGCCTACCTCGACCGGTACGGCATGCGTTGCGTCGGCGAGATCGACATCACGAGGCCCCGCTGGCGCGAACGCCCCACCACGCTCGTGCCCGTGATCCTCGACAACGTCAGGAACTTCGGGCGAGGCGCTGCGGGGCGGCGTTTCGAGGAAGGGCGGCAGAGGGCGGAGAAGAAGGAACAAGAGGTTCTCTCACGTCTGCGAGTTCTGCCGGACGGGGATCAGAAGGCTGACGAGGCCAAGCGGATGATCGACCGGGTCAGGACGTTCATCGGGTACCGGGAGTACCCGAAGTACGGCATCGTCAGCCGTACCTTCGTCTACAAGCAGGCCCTGCTGCGAGAGGCCGAGCGTCTCGTCGAGGACAACGTGCTCCGCGACAGGGAGGACATCTTCTACCTCACGTTCCAGGAGCTCCACGACGTGGTGCGCTCGAACCGGCTGGACGAGCGGCTGATCCAGCGCCGCAAGGACGCCTTCCGGTCGTACCACGCGCTCACACCGCCCCGGGTTCTCACTTCGGACGGGGAGGCGCTCACGGGGGCGTACCGGCGCGACGACGTGCCGGTCGGTGCTCTGACCGGCGTCCCTGTTTCCGTCGGGACGATCGAGGGCAGGGCCCGCGTCATCCTCGATATGTCGGAGGCCGACCTCGAAGCGGGCGACATCCTGGTCACGGCCTTCACGGACCCCAGCTGGTCGCCGCTGTTCGTCGGGATCGCGGGCCTGGTGACGGAGGTGGGCGGCGTGATGACCCATGGCGCGGTGATCGCGCGGGAGTACGGTTTGCCGGCTGTGGTGGGAGTGGAGCAGGCGACCCGGCTGATCCGGGACGGGCAGCGGATCCGTGTGCACGGAACGGATGGGTACGTAGAGATCCTGCCCTGA
- a CDS encoding MerR family transcriptional regulator codes for MLIGEVAQRSGVSARMLRHYESLGLVRPFGRTGAGYREYSGEDIRRIFHIESLRSLGLSLREVKRALDDPGFTPSELVGDLIRQTRERIAAETDLLTRLHRIDAAEPAGWEGVLQVVALLQALGSKSPDARQRAALASGDEVPVPVEALVEAALSEADTNVAGALRWALARSGDGVPALLAQGLGSTVAAVRERAVRALAEMPGDEATAELRHALVNADIAVRGYAALALGTRGEAEAAPILIAMIVDGRNDTDAADALSVLASDAAMADRIATGLIGRLTDDATGTSARGRLTQALAAVPGAAASSALAELSHDGDRAVALTATYLLRLRGAQ; via the coding sequence ATGCTGATCGGTGAGGTGGCGCAAAGGTCCGGAGTCAGTGCGCGGATGCTCCGGCATTACGAGTCGCTCGGCCTGGTACGGCCGTTCGGTCGTACGGGAGCCGGCTACCGGGAGTACTCCGGAGAGGACATCCGGCGCATCTTCCACATCGAGAGCCTGCGGTCACTGGGGCTGTCGCTGCGTGAGGTCAAACGCGCGCTCGACGATCCCGGCTTCACACCCTCGGAGCTCGTCGGCGATCTCATCCGTCAGACACGTGAGCGCATCGCGGCCGAGACCGACCTGCTCACGCGGCTGCACCGGATCGATGCGGCGGAACCCGCCGGCTGGGAGGGCGTCCTCCAGGTCGTCGCGCTTCTCCAGGCTCTGGGTTCCAAGAGTCCCGATGCGCGCCAACGCGCGGCCCTCGCCTCGGGCGACGAGGTTCCGGTGCCGGTCGAGGCCCTGGTCGAGGCAGCGCTGAGCGAGGCGGACACGAACGTGGCCGGAGCCCTGCGATGGGCCCTTGCCCGGTCCGGCGACGGCGTTCCCGCGCTGCTGGCGCAGGGCCTCGGCTCGACGGTGGCCGCCGTACGGGAGCGTGCCGTCCGGGCACTCGCCGAGATGCCGGGCGATGAGGCGACCGCGGAGCTGCGGCACGCCCTGGTGAATGCCGACATCGCGGTCCGCGGGTACGCGGCTCTTGCCCTCGGCACACGTGGCGAGGCCGAGGCGGCCCCGATCCTCATCGCGATGATCGTGGACGGAAGGAACGACACCGATGCGGCCGACGCCCTGAGCGTGCTGGCGAGCGACGCCGCGATGGCGGACCGGATCGCGACCGGACTCATCGGCCGTCTGACCGACGACGCCACCGGAACATCTGCCCGCGGACGGCTGACGCAGGCTCTGGCCGCGGTTCCGGGGGCGGCGGCGTCATCCGCCCTCGCGGAACTGTCGCATGACGGGGACCGTGCCGTCGCACTGACCGCGACCTACCTTCTGCGGCTGCGCGGCGCGCAGTAG
- a CDS encoding hydrophobic protein, whose product MVPLLLVLLLALVLFGAGFALKALWIVAVIVLAVWLLGFVMRSVGAGGHRGRWYRW is encoded by the coding sequence ATGGTTCCCCTGCTTCTCGTTCTTCTGCTCGCTCTCGTTCTCTTCGGTGCGGGATTCGCATTGAAGGCCTTGTGGATCGTGGCAGTGATCGTGCTGGCTGTCTGGCTGCTCGGCTTTGTCATGCGTTCCGTAGGAGCGGGCGGCCACCGTGGCCGCTGGTACCGCTGGTAG
- a CDS encoding MFS transporter has product MVREGAVSTGSGRRPGYVAAAVVFAIGMAGTTLPTPLYGLYQEKIGFSELMVTVVFAAYALAVIAVLMLVGNYSDKVGRRPVLLCAMALSAASAGCFLLESGLPLLFAGRLLSGGAAGLLSGAATAAVLELARPGQKARAGFAATAANMGGLGCGPLLSGFLAEYTPWPLTLPFWVHLGLVAVACGIIRSLPETVTHPRRWPRPTPQGVAVPPEVKGVFARASLAAFAGFALLGLFTAVAPSFATQTLGVHNLAVTGAVVFSVFLASTVGQSLSGRIGARHALPLGCGALVVGLLLVASSLVAESLPLLVLGALCGGTGQGLSFRAALTLVSDAAPATHRGGTISAFFVVAYTGISVPVVGVGALATSLGLREAGLIFTGCVMLLAAGAGTYSALRPPPSA; this is encoded by the coding sequence ATCGTTCGCGAGGGTGCGGTGAGTACGGGCAGTGGCCGGCGTCCCGGCTACGTGGCTGCGGCTGTGGTGTTCGCCATCGGGATGGCCGGGACCACGCTGCCCACTCCCCTGTACGGGCTCTATCAGGAGAAGATCGGGTTCTCCGAGCTGATGGTGACCGTCGTCTTCGCCGCGTACGCCCTGGCGGTGATCGCCGTGCTGATGCTGGTGGGCAACTACTCGGACAAGGTCGGCCGCAGGCCCGTGCTGCTGTGCGCCATGGCTCTGTCGGCGGCGAGCGCGGGCTGCTTCCTGCTGGAGAGCGGGCTGCCGTTGCTCTTCGCGGGCCGCCTGCTGTCCGGCGGCGCGGCCGGTCTGCTGAGCGGTGCGGCGACCGCGGCGGTCCTGGAGCTCGCCCGCCCGGGGCAGAAGGCGCGGGCCGGGTTCGCCGCCACGGCCGCGAACATGGGCGGACTGGGTTGCGGGCCGCTGCTGTCCGGCTTCCTCGCCGAGTACACGCCGTGGCCCCTGACACTGCCGTTCTGGGTCCATCTGGGACTGGTGGCCGTGGCGTGCGGGATCATCCGGAGTCTGCCGGAGACCGTGACGCATCCCCGGCGGTGGCCGCGGCCGACGCCTCAGGGTGTGGCGGTTCCGCCGGAGGTGAAGGGGGTGTTCGCGCGCGCCTCGCTGGCGGCGTTCGCCGGCTTCGCCCTGCTCGGGCTGTTCACCGCGGTCGCGCCGAGCTTCGCCACGCAGACGTTGGGCGTGCACAACCTGGCGGTGACCGGAGCCGTCGTGTTCTCCGTGTTTCTGGCTTCGACCGTCGGACAGTCGCTGAGCGGGCGCATCGGCGCGCGCCATGCGCTGCCGCTCGGGTGCGGTGCTCTCGTCGTCGGTCTGCTGCTGGTGGCGTCCTCACTGGTCGCGGAATCCCTGCCGCTGCTCGTTCTCGGAGCCCTGTGCGGGGGAACCGGCCAGGGGTTGTCCTTCCGGGCGGCGCTCACGCTGGTCAGCGACGCCGCTCCGGCAACGCACCGGGGCGGCACCATTTCGGCGTTCTTCGTCGTCGCGTACACCGGCATCTCGGTGCCGGTGGTCGGTGTCGGTGCGCTGGCCACGTCACTGGGCCTTCGCGAGGCCGGGCTGATCTTCACGGGCTGCGTCATGTTGCTGGCGGCAGGTGCGGGGACCTACTCCGCCCTCAGGCCGCCGCCCTCTGCGTAG